The proteins below come from a single Chitinophaga pinensis DSM 2588 genomic window:
- a CDS encoding CheR family methyltransferase, producing the protein MKELETSYDKESILAGRPNKDDLLVVGIGASAGGIRALQCFFENVPANPGMAYVVILHLSPDHDSQLQQLLQHVTPLKVTLITEKTRVQPDHVYVVSPDQHLIMSDGHIIPSSNAGIEERRVPVDIFFRTLANSLGPRAVCVVLSGTGANGSMGLKRVKECGGAAFVQNPREAEYNEMPRNAIATAMVDDILPVSEIPEKIIAYKLNLGSVQIPVDSEKRAEEEQHALREVFTHLRLRTGHDFSNYKRPTLLRRIERRINIRNLSSLQAYAAYLKHNPEEISALLKDLLISVTNFFRDKKAFDALEKDVVPAILQNKKAENQVRIWIAGCATGEEAYSLAILFAEKTMGSIDDPKIQIFATDIDEAAIAVAREGYYTLNDAADVSPARLRRFFNKEGEGYRIKREIRETILFASHNFLKDPPFSYLDMVSCRNVLIYLNHTAQERVMETFHFALKPGGFLMLGLSESAESASDLYTLFNREFHIFQSKRIVQSNYPVPESVPHFNFKEPAASQAVISQENRTRERVMRNDLHQRLLEEYAPPSMVINEEYDILHLSERAGRYLQMTGGEPSQNLLKLVRQDLCLELRSALYQAVQRQIAVEAQGLRVSIDGQSENVNIHIRPVFRQGDIANGLILVIFEQSMEDAGGQVILSSDEPLARQLEEELIRLKAQLRASIEQHEFQQEELKASNEELQAMNEELRSAAEELETSKEELQSINEELRTVNQELKVKVDETTLAGNNLQNLINSAEIGTIFLDRSLRLALFTPPARTVFNFIPNDIGRPLSDITNKLNYDDIISDAEAVLEKLLTIEREVSSIDGRIFLIRILPYRTEEDRINGVVMTFIDMTQHKKAEIVLRENQAWLNGQKEAFQAAMNGQSLTSSLNPLIRTVIDQMDGEARSAFYMTPSGGEGLHLVAGMTEEYAKDINGFQIGPESLACGLAMHTGDPVITEDIEEDPRWEQWRPIARKYDYRGCWSFPVRTIGGPILGTLAIYFRQPRSPQQRELEMAAIITHSASIIISRYNEAVERAQAEEALRLSEQRLKNLLKIREEFISVASHELKTPITSMKVYAEIVEERMAETGNHEDGELISRLNEQIDRLTVLINLLLDTTTISEGKLKMNFTDVDIKKVVAEKLGDIQRAGTHKFELQTEELPLISADAERIGQVVTNLLSNAIKYSPAGSTVRIAVRKEKERIQVSVQDQGYGIPKAHQQKIFDRFYRVTTDNFDTFPGMGLGLYISAQIIQGHHGAIDVESEEGKGSNFSFTLPIKS; encoded by the coding sequence ATGAAGGAACTTGAAACCAGTTATGATAAGGAAAGCATACTCGCCGGCCGCCCCAATAAAGACGACCTGCTGGTAGTAGGAATCGGTGCTTCCGCCGGAGGTATCCGGGCATTGCAATGTTTTTTTGAAAACGTTCCTGCCAATCCGGGAATGGCCTATGTAGTGATACTCCACCTGTCTCCTGATCATGACAGTCAGCTGCAGCAATTGCTGCAACACGTAACACCACTCAAGGTGACATTAATTACGGAAAAGACCCGGGTGCAGCCTGATCATGTATACGTAGTTTCTCCGGACCAACACCTGATCATGTCAGATGGTCACATCATTCCTTCCAGTAATGCCGGAATAGAGGAGCGGAGAGTGCCTGTAGACATATTTTTCCGTACACTGGCCAATTCCCTCGGACCGCGTGCCGTCTGTGTCGTTCTCTCCGGAACAGGCGCTAACGGCTCCATGGGATTGAAACGTGTAAAGGAATGTGGTGGCGCAGCTTTCGTACAGAATCCCCGTGAGGCGGAATACAATGAAATGCCCAGAAACGCCATAGCTACCGCGATGGTAGATGATATACTGCCGGTGTCAGAAATACCAGAGAAAATAATAGCGTATAAATTGAATCTCGGATCTGTTCAGATTCCGGTAGACAGTGAAAAGCGCGCTGAAGAAGAACAACATGCACTGCGCGAAGTCTTTACACACCTTAGACTGCGCACGGGGCATGATTTTTCAAATTATAAACGTCCAACATTGTTACGTCGTATTGAACGTCGTATCAATATCAGAAATCTCAGCAGCTTACAGGCATATGCTGCTTATTTAAAACATAATCCCGAAGAGATCAGTGCATTGCTGAAAGATCTGCTGATATCCGTCACCAATTTCTTTCGTGACAAAAAAGCATTTGATGCACTAGAGAAAGATGTCGTTCCTGCCATCCTGCAAAATAAAAAAGCAGAAAATCAGGTAAGGATATGGATCGCCGGCTGTGCAACTGGTGAAGAAGCATATTCTCTCGCAATTTTATTCGCAGAAAAAACAATGGGATCCATAGATGATCCTAAAATTCAAATCTTCGCAACCGACATCGACGAAGCTGCTATCGCCGTAGCACGCGAAGGGTATTATACACTCAATGATGCAGCTGATGTATCACCAGCGCGTTTAAGACGTTTTTTCAATAAGGAAGGAGAAGGTTATCGTATCAAAAGAGAAATCAGAGAAACGATTCTGTTTGCCAGTCATAACTTTCTGAAAGATCCTCCTTTCTCTTACCTGGACATGGTGTCCTGCAGAAATGTATTGATATACCTTAATCATACCGCACAGGAAAGGGTCATGGAAACTTTCCATTTTGCCCTGAAACCAGGCGGGTTCCTGATGCTAGGTTTGTCTGAATCAGCAGAAAGCGCCAGCGATCTCTATACTTTGTTCAACAGGGAGTTTCACATCTTCCAGTCTAAACGTATTGTACAAAGTAATTACCCCGTACCGGAGTCAGTACCTCATTTTAATTTCAAGGAGCCTGCAGCATCTCAGGCGGTTATCTCTCAGGAGAACAGAACCCGCGAACGGGTCATGAGAAATGATCTGCATCAGCGCCTGCTGGAAGAATATGCACCTCCTTCGATGGTGATCAATGAAGAATATGACATCCTTCATCTGTCAGAAAGGGCGGGCAGATACCTGCAAATGACAGGTGGTGAACCATCTCAGAACCTGTTGAAACTGGTACGCCAGGACCTGTGTCTGGAATTACGTTCCGCGCTCTATCAGGCTGTACAGCGACAGATAGCTGTAGAAGCACAAGGATTAAGGGTGTCAATTGATGGACAGTCGGAAAATGTGAATATTCATATACGTCCCGTGTTCCGGCAGGGAGATATTGCCAATGGCCTCATACTGGTGATTTTTGAACAAAGTATGGAAGATGCCGGTGGACAGGTAATTCTCTCTTCAGATGAACCGTTAGCACGTCAGCTCGAAGAAGAATTGATAAGACTGAAAGCACAACTCCGCGCCTCTATCGAACAACATGAATTCCAGCAGGAAGAACTGAAGGCATCTAATGAGGAATTGCAGGCGATGAATGAAGAACTACGCTCTGCTGCTGAGGAACTGGAGACAAGCAAAGAGGAACTGCAGTCTATTAATGAGGAATTACGCACCGTTAACCAGGAACTGAAGGTAAAAGTGGATGAAACCACATTGGCAGGCAATAACCTGCAAAACCTGATCAATTCCGCCGAAATAGGAACCATTTTTCTCGACCGGAGTTTGAGACTGGCGTTGTTTACACCGCCCGCCAGAACGGTGTTTAACTTTATTCCGAATGATATTGGCAGACCCTTATCTGACATCACCAACAAACTGAATTATGACGATATTATTTCCGATGCAGAAGCTGTCCTGGAAAAACTTCTGACAATAGAGCGGGAGGTCTCGTCAATAGATGGACGCATTTTCCTGATACGTATTCTCCCTTATCGTACAGAAGAAGATCGTATCAATGGCGTTGTAATGACCTTTATTGATATGACGCAGCATAAAAAAGCCGAGATAGTGCTGCGCGAAAATCAGGCATGGCTGAATGGACAGAAAGAAGCTTTTCAGGCTGCGATGAATGGTCAATCCCTGACCAGTTCTCTGAATCCCTTGATCAGAACAGTGATTGATCAGATGGATGGAGAAGCCAGGTCTGCATTTTATATGACGCCGTCAGGAGGTGAGGGACTACATCTGGTGGCAGGTATGACCGAAGAATATGCAAAAGATATTAACGGCTTTCAGATCGGTCCTGAATCGCTTGCATGTGGCCTGGCTATGCACACTGGTGACCCGGTGATTACGGAAGATATCGAAGAAGATCCCCGTTGGGAGCAATGGCGCCCGATTGCCCGTAAATACGATTACCGTGGTTGCTGGTCTTTCCCTGTCCGGACCATCGGAGGCCCTATACTAGGCACACTCGCCATCTACTTCAGGCAGCCACGAAGTCCGCAGCAAAGAGAACTGGAGATGGCCGCAATAATTACTCATTCTGCCAGCATTATCATTTCAAGATATAATGAAGCAGTTGAACGTGCACAGGCAGAGGAAGCGCTGCGCCTGAGCGAACAACGCTTAAAAAACCTGCTGAAAATCCGGGAAGAGTTTATAAGTGTTGCCAGCCATGAACTGAAAACACCTATTACCAGCATGAAAGTGTACGCTGAGATAGTGGAAGAAAGGATGGCTGAAACAGGTAACCATGAAGATGGTGAACTCATTTCGCGCCTGAATGAACAGATTGACCGTCTTACGGTGTTAATCAACCTACTGCTGGATACCACAACAATCTCGGAAGGGAAGTTGAAAATGAATTTCACAGATGTAGATATCAAAAAAGTGGTCGCCGAAAAGCTGGGAGATATCCAACGTGCCGGTACACATAAGTTTGAATTACAGACAGAGGAGCTACCCCTCATCAGCGCAGATGCCGAGCGCATAGGACAAGTAGTCACAAATCTGCTGTCAAATGCGATTAAATATTCCCCTGCAGGTAGTACCGTGCGTATTGCTGTTCGTAAGGAGAAAGAAAGAATACAGGTGAGCGTGCAGGACCAAGGCTACGGTATCCCGAAAGCACACCAGCAAAAGATCTTCGACAGGTTCTATCGCGTCACTACCGATAACTTTGACACCTTCCCGGGTATGGGCCTCGGGTTATATATATCCGCACAGATTATCCAGGGACATCATGGCGCTATCGACGTAGAAAGTGAGGAGGGAAAAGGATCCAATTTTTCATTCACACTACCCATTAAATCTTGA
- a CDS encoding PAS domain S-box protein, with protein MENTQPFTANFISNGSEVGKLIHAYDWSSTPLGTMASWPKTLQFSLNMLLHTNLPMMLFWGDRSLCFYNDAFLPLLPAGKQTLVPGKAAAELWPDTWPAIQPAVNQVRSNGDPVSHDNDIFARYSHNGHSCHHHHHYSPIQDETGLRVAVLLICTQTAQNKHEKSAVSAQHFKGIVEQAPNPIFIFKGEDMVLAMANEPLLRIWGVNSDAIGKPMLDTLPELKGQGFMEMLLDVYHNKHIVTGKEKPAVFHRPDGRKETMYFNFVYQPYKEADGTVSGVLVIANDVTEQVVARKRLEESELRFRALVMATSDVVYRMNPDWSEMQNLVGRGFLTDTEVPTPDWLKKYIHPDDQPHVQALIKKSVQTHSVFELEHQVFRQDGAIGWTFSRAIPIHDEAGNIIEWFGAASDITQRKRFEQELESTRDELRVSKRLYEAVTASTPDLIYIFDRNYKFIYANQALLTMWGRTWEESVGQGLLALGYEPWHAEMHEREIDQVIATKKPIRGEVAFPHSVMGYRMYDYIFAPVLNEAGEVEVVAGTTRDISDLKVAELALKHSEEQFRTLTQSLPQLICTADIHGYCDFFNQQWYDYTGSHAEDAEGKGWMMYVHPNQRELLYDKWERSLKSGESLAFEFQLKARDGHYQWFYIVGNPIKDEDGEILKWVSALTNIEEQKAVEEKLEQLVNERTGALQRSNDDLEQFAHVASHDLKEPVRKIKTFVDRLEHDGETKLSEKGSSYLNKINTAANRMYDMIEGVLNYSSIDNAEQPLSSINLNETLNSIELDLEILMNQKKAHIVYEGLPTVKGAPLLIYQLFYNLINNSLKFTRLDTPPLITVTAKKAAKMGIPYLQIDVKDNGIGFEQTQAQKIFNSFIRLNSKDKFEGTGLGLALCKKIVERHQGYITASGAENEGAVFSIFLPDIN; from the coding sequence ATGGAAAATACACAACCATTCACCGCTAATTTTATAAGCAACGGCAGTGAAGTGGGGAAATTAATCCACGCCTATGATTGGTCTTCCACACCGCTCGGAACAATGGCCTCCTGGCCTAAAACTTTACAGTTTTCTCTGAATATGCTCCTGCATACCAATCTGCCCATGATGCTTTTCTGGGGTGATCGTTCACTTTGCTTTTATAATGATGCTTTTCTTCCTTTGCTGCCAGCAGGGAAACAAACACTTGTTCCCGGTAAAGCTGCCGCCGAATTGTGGCCGGACACCTGGCCGGCAATACAGCCAGCAGTGAATCAGGTACGCAGCAATGGAGATCCGGTTTCTCACGATAACGATATATTCGCCCGTTATAGTCATAATGGTCATTCCTGTCATCATCATCATCATTACAGCCCCATACAGGATGAAACCGGTCTAAGGGTAGCTGTACTGCTGATTTGCACACAGACAGCCCAAAACAAGCACGAAAAGTCCGCCGTAAGTGCGCAGCACTTCAAGGGTATCGTCGAACAGGCGCCTAACCCGATATTCATCTTCAAAGGTGAGGATATGGTCCTGGCAATGGCCAATGAACCGCTACTCAGGATCTGGGGCGTCAATAGCGACGCTATCGGCAAACCCATGCTGGACACCCTGCCCGAATTGAAAGGACAGGGCTTCATGGAAATGCTGCTCGACGTATATCACAATAAGCATATCGTTACCGGCAAGGAAAAACCGGCTGTCTTCCATCGGCCGGATGGCAGGAAAGAAACCATGTATTTCAACTTCGTATATCAGCCCTATAAAGAGGCCGACGGCACGGTAAGTGGCGTATTGGTGATTGCAAATGACGTCACAGAACAAGTAGTAGCCAGGAAAAGACTCGAAGAAAGTGAACTCCGCTTCAGAGCCTTGGTCATGGCTACTTCAGATGTAGTGTATCGCATGAATCCTGACTGGTCAGAAATGCAAAACCTGGTAGGAAGAGGCTTTCTGACGGATACAGAAGTGCCTACTCCGGACTGGCTGAAAAAATACATCCATCCGGACGACCAGCCACACGTCCAGGCTCTGATTAAAAAATCAGTACAAACACATAGTGTATTCGAACTGGAACACCAGGTATTCAGACAGGATGGGGCTATCGGCTGGACCTTTTCCCGCGCGATACCGATCCATGATGAAGCAGGCAATATTATAGAATGGTTCGGCGCTGCCAGTGACATCACACAGCGTAAAAGATTCGAACAGGAATTAGAATCTACCCGCGATGAATTGCGCGTCAGCAAAAGGTTATATGAAGCTGTTACAGCCAGTACCCCCGATCTGATCTATATCTTTGATCGTAACTATAAATTTATATACGCTAACCAGGCACTATTGACCATGTGGGGGCGCACTTGGGAAGAATCTGTCGGTCAGGGACTGCTCGCCCTGGGATATGAACCATGGCATGCAGAAATGCACGAAAGGGAAATCGACCAGGTAATTGCTACCAAAAAGCCGATCAGAGGAGAAGTGGCATTCCCACACTCAGTTATGGGCTACCGGATGTATGATTACATTTTCGCCCCCGTACTGAATGAAGCCGGTGAGGTAGAGGTAGTCGCAGGTACCACCCGCGATATCTCCGATCTTAAAGTCGCAGAACTGGCCCTGAAACATAGTGAAGAGCAATTCCGCACCTTAACGCAATCCTTGCCCCAGCTGATCTGCACTGCAGACATACATGGCTACTGTGATTTTTTTAACCAGCAATGGTACGACTACACAGGCAGTCACGCAGAAGATGCCGAGGGCAAAGGCTGGATGATGTATGTACACCCTAATCAGCGGGAACTGCTATACGATAAATGGGAAAGAAGCCTCAAAAGTGGTGAATCACTCGCTTTCGAATTCCAGCTGAAAGCAAGAGACGGACATTATCAGTGGTTTTATATCGTAGGCAATCCTATCAAGGATGAAGATGGCGAAATCCTGAAATGGGTATCCGCACTGACCAATATCGAAGAACAGAAAGCTGTGGAAGAGAAGCTGGAACAGCTGGTAAACGAACGTACAGGGGCATTACAGCGCTCTAATGACGATCTGGAACAGTTTGCACACGTCGCCTCACATGACCTGAAAGAGCCGGTCCGCAAGATCAAAACATTTGTCGACCGCCTGGAACATGACGGTGAAACAAAACTATCTGAAAAAGGAAGCAGCTATCTCAATAAGATCAATACCGCGGCCAACCGCATGTATGACATGATTGAAGGGGTGCTAAACTATTCCTCCATAGACAATGCCGAACAGCCATTATCCAGCATCAATCTCAACGAGACTTTAAATAGCATAGAACTGGACCTGGAAATCCTGATGAACCAGAAAAAAGCGCATATTGTATATGAAGGCTTACCAACGGTAAAAGGCGCTCCGCTACTGATTTATCAGTTATTCTATAACCTCATTAACAATTCATTGAAATTTACCCGTTTGGATACCCCACCGCTCATTACCGTGACGGCAAAAAAGGCTGCCAAAATGGGCATCCCATATCTCCAGATCGATGTAAAAGACAATGGGATCGGTTTCGAACAAACACAGGCGCAAAAGATATTTAACAGCTTTATCCGCCTGAACTCAAAAGATAAATTTGAAGGAACCGGCCTTGGCCTGGCACTTTGTAAGAAGATCGTAGAACGGCATCAGGGATATATTACCGCCAGTGGTGCAGAGAATGAAGGGGCGGTGTTTAGTATATTCTTACCGGATATAAATTAG